ATTCTGAAACAAGGATGGAAGATGTACTCTCCTGAATCATACGATCGCATAGTGTGTGCTGAGTTGCCAGATGCTAAGCAGTATCCTTATCTTTATGAAGTCGTTGTCAAACATATGATGCATGGTCCTTGTGGTGCTATGAATCCAAGTTGCCCATGCATGAAACAACACATTGGATGCAAGGATAATTATCCTAAGGAGTTTACAGAAGCCACTCGTCACAGTCACAACTCCTACCCTGTTTATCGACGACGAGATTTTCAGCAATCAGTAACTGTTCGTGGACATCCTCTTGATAATCGATGGGTAATACCATACAATCCCTATTTACTGTCTAAATTTAATTGTCATATAAATGTAGAAATTTGTTCAACAATTCGAGCtgtcaaatatatatataaatacatcTATAAAGGCCATGATAAAATTCTATATCAGTTGACTAATACGGGGCCTAATGAAATTGttgatgaaataaaaaattttgtttgtgCAAGATGGGTCTCTCCTCCTGAAGCAATGTGGAGAATCTATGCATTTGACTTAAATGAGGTACATCCATCAGTAATTTCTTTGCAACTTCATTTGGAGAATAAGCAATCAATTACATTTGATCAAAACCAATCGTTGCAAAATATAATCAGCAATCCATGTTCCTCACAGACAATGCTTACAGAATTCTTTAGCATGAATTGTTATGATGAATACGCCAAGCATTTGAATTGTTTATATATAGAGTTTCCTGAGTATTTTACTTGGAATGCACAATCAAAATATTGGAGTAGACGAAAAAGAGGAGAAGTTATTGGTCGTATTTTAACTGCTCGCCCTACTGAAGGGGAGCGATACTATCTCAGAATGTTGTTAATGCATGTTAGGAAGCCTACTTCTTTCCAAGATCTAAAGGTTGTCAATGGATACGTATGTCAAACATATAAAGAAGCTGCAAATTTACTTGGCTTATTGCATTCTGACAATGCTGCTGAACTTTGCTTACAGGAAGCTTCTGCATACCAGATGCCAAGTTCTCTTCGACAATTATTCGCATCTATATTAGCTTATTGTGCTCCTACAAATCCACGAGAGTTGTGGTTGAAATATGAAGATTTCTTATCTGAAGATATTCAACATAGTACATCACTTGAACCACACTTTGTACAAATACGAGTGCTCCAATTAATTGATTCGTGTCTTCGATCCATGGGAAAAAATATTGCTGATTATAATTTAACTGATATTCAAGTTGAACAGCTTTCGCAAGATTTAAGTACTAAGGAAATTGATGTTGAAAGAAGCATAGTAGTATCTGACGAAGATCTTCGTGCATTGCATCAGTTAAACTTGGACCAGAAATCAGCATTTGACAAGATTATGCATGCCATTGACAATAATATCTcatgtgcatttttcttagaTGGTCCAGGTGGAACTGGAAAAACTTTCTTATACAGAGCTCTCCTTGCAGCAATACGATCAAAAGGATGCATAGCACTAGCAACTGCAACATCTGGAGTTGCAGCTTCAATTTTACCTGGTGGCCGTACAGCACATTCGAGGTTTAAAATCCCATTACAAGATAGTGATACAGCAATTTGCAATATTGGAAAGCAAAGTGCTATTGCTAAGTTAATAAGAGATGCAAAAGTAATTATTTGGGATGAAGCAAGCATGGCAAAGCGTAGCTCAATAGAAAAATTTGATGAATCATTAAAAGATATCATGAATAAAGATGCCATATTTGGTGGTAAGATCATTGTTTTTGGTGGTGATTTCCGACAAACATTACCAGTGATCACCAAAGGGTGTAAAGAAGAAATTGTCAATGCTAGCTTAGTAAAGTCTCCTATTTGGCCGTACCTcataaaactaaaactatcaCAAAATATGCGAGCTCAGTTAGATCCTCATTTCTCTGATTACCTTCTTCGAATTGGCAACGGTACTGAAGCAACAAATAAAAATGATGAGGTGCGTATACCTGAAGGAATGAATCTGGTATTTGTCGATGACGATTCATCAGTTGATGCGTTGATTGCTGCAGTATTTCCAGATTTATGTGCTTTTGCTCATTGTCCAGATTCTATTGTTAACCATGCAATTTTAATGACAAGAAATGATTTTGTATTTGAAATTAATAACAAAATCATTGCTAAATTTCCAGGTACAGAACAGGTATATCTAAGCCATGATGAAATCCTTGAGTCATGCCATCAATCAGAGACAGAAGattttttgaattcattaaCGCCTAAGAGCTTGCCTCTTCACAGGCTGATATTAAAAATTAATTGTCCTGTCATATTGATTCGAAATATTAACCCTGCCGAAGGCCTATCTAATGGCACCCGACTCGTATGCAAAGAATTTGGAAACAACGTAATACACGCAGAGATTGCTTGTGGCTCTTTTAGAGGTAAGCATGTTTTCATTCCTCGAATTCCTTTGCAAAGTTCTGATGATGATTTCTGTTCAACCCCTTTTAAAAGAACACAGTCCCCTCTAAGGCTTTGTTTTGCAATGACGATTAATAAAGCACAAGGACAAACATTGGATTATGTTGGTCTATATCTAAAAGAACCTGTTTTCTCCCACAGCCAATTATATGTAGCATTATCACGTGGCAGAGCATCAAGTAATGTCAAAGTATTAATACGACCTCCAAATCTATTTTCCAAAATAACAAATCTTACAAAAAATGTAGTGTACAACCAGATCATATCTGCAGTCATGAATGATTAATGAGTTCCTGCCAGTGGTTCATGTTTACATACAATAAGGTATGTTGTCTAACTCTTTATGTAAATTTCGATTTCAGATTTATCTTATTTATACCTCCTCACTGCTTTCTTTTTTAAGATTTGGAATTTCCAAGTTTCATGCATGAATGAAGAATGTATTCTATGCTAAACCCAAAACCAGGAACTTCAGCAAATGTCTGGCCCTGTACTTTGAATACTAGGTTGACGTAGTTTTTTCCCCTACTTATCTTTCTCAATTTGATTGTTATTCCTTTTTGacgtaaagttttttttttggattttcgAATGTggattttctttcattttacaCAACCAAGtatgaattgattgaaattatATGAAAGTTTAAATTTTACCATGCCAGGCAGTGTTGCACATAGAAATTTATTAGTTTGTTTAAGAGAATATTGATTCTTGGACTCcagaaaaaattgaatcaattttAAAGATTTGATTATTGGTCTTGATAGCAACTCAATTGGTAAGTTGTTTGGACAACTCTGTATTCGATTGTCTGATGGGTCTCTGTTTGAGTGTAGCTTGGTTTGTTAACTTTGGAGATTGTATATGAGTATTGAAAGTTGATAACTCTGGACAAATTGCAGGTTAGTCGCCTGTTGGAGTTGATTGTTCACAGTCTTTACAGCCACAAAGAAGTTTTTCTTCGACAACTGGCAAACTCTTTCATCAAGTTGATTCTGATGTTAGAAAAGCATATTGCAACTGTTTAATTGATCTTTGTATCAAGATTGATGTCTTCGAGAAAGCTTGTGAGCTGCTACACCTCGGCCTTAAACTTGAGATTTATACTGATATACAATCTAGAAGTCCAACCCAATGGTCTTTACATTTAAAGAGTCCCTTGAAAGTGAGGAGGAGCTGCCTTCACTGCTTGGGATCAGCACTGGTCATGGAAAACATAAATATTCAGAGAAAAGTCTAGCAGGTGTTTTTGAGTCACGTCTGAAGGAACTGAATACTCCATTCCACGAGGTACCTGACAAGGCGGGGTGGTTTTTGACGACAAAGATTGCAGCCACATCATGGTCGGAGTCTAGAAGCACTCCTAAGGTAGTTGCTGCTTAAAGGTTGTTCTTTGTCTAGCTTACATTTTCAATACTAGcttttaattttgataaaagaTCTGGGAAAAGGATATAACCTATTTTGATTGTCTTTGTTTTTGTTAGTCTAAATCTCTCTCTAGATTAATTTTGTCATGGTAATGCTCAAAATGTAGTTGCTATCAGAtgatttttccaatttcaattGAGCTTATGGTGCAAGATTAAAGGATAACTACTCTTTAAGTATGCCTGGTAACATCTTATGGAAACAGCTTTAGAGGAAATCAAAATGATGAGGGATTGACTTTGGACTTATGATAAATATTGCATTTAATAATTCATAAACATCTGCTAATTTTTTCACTAATAGGGATTTACCTAGGTAAATCAGGTGCTCAAATTCTTTGACTGATGTTCATATCAGCATGAAACAAGTAACTGAAATTATTAAGTTATATTTAAATTCCATATTCACTGAAGCCTCCAAAAAAGAGTTGATGTCACTCGGGTCTAAATTCCCAAATACCACATGTTTAGAATTTGCAAACTCATCTGCATGTTCTGTTTCTCTAACACATGGAAAAACCTCCTGAATCCTATCTACATTTAATTTCGCCCTATATCTTCATAGAGGTAGCATATGACTGACAATATGTTGTAAGAACAGGAGCCTGGATCAGTTTTCTCCTGTTCAAGAAATACTGGAATCCGGATGACCAAAGATGAACTTATAGATTCATTTTAAACTGAAATGCCTCTAAGCAAATGGCTTTAGCTGGTTGAAAGTTGCATCCTTTTCTATTTCTGCTGTTTTATAAGAATTCCTATGTTGAACTCTAGAGAAAGGATTTTAACCCCTATGTGAATTGCAAAGCCTTTATTGTGTTTAAGGTTTAGACATCGAGGGGCATGCTGCAGGGCTTCCAAAACATTCTGTAACATTCCAATTCCTCTCGTTTGGCAAGAATGGAAGACAATCAGAaagaaaattcaccaaatacagaagaaaaaaaaggacaaCCCAGCATGGTGTTGAAAAAGAAGTTGCTGCAATTTGGTTAtgaaatttcactccattttttaGAAAGATGATGCTTTTGTTTTGAATTTAAACGTGATCTAAATGCTGAGTTACCTATTCAAAACCTTGCAACAAGTCATATATATCCAGTTCACATCATTTCTAGAATATAAAAGAGGATGAGCAAATAAAGCAGACCACCAGAAGGTAGAGTAACTAAGGAAGGGACAGTTGAACAAGAAATGGCCAATTGGTACTGAGCTTTGTAAATTGTGACCTGAGTGCCCAATCCTTGTGGTAGTCCTGTGGAACCTAATCATTATTCAGTAACACTAGCTCAATCCAGAAAGCAAAAGACCTGAGCTAGAAATACTTCCTTTTGGATTGCAGGTTTTGATATAATTGTTAGAAAAAAGTAACACCATACTGTAGTATTCTATTGAAAAGTTAGTTCAGAGTTTTTTTGTCCTTGAATAAGTTTTTAGTCCAACTCTTGCTATTTTCTTTATCTATTTGCCTTGCAATGATTTACAATGCACTAAGAACGTTCATTGCTCCTGGTGACCTCAACACATGTAACACAAATGTGCTTACAATTTAGGCATACTTTGGCCCAGAGATATGTATTCTTGTCAAATTCTATCAGATATCAATGAATCAAGTAGTTAAGAATCAGGACTCCTGAGAAGCATAGACGGAAatatttaactttcaaaaaaaaaaaagaaactagaACATTATATTGCTGTATGAATCTTTATCCAACTCTGATCtcgattttcaataaatgaAAATGACTGTCAATATACACGATGCTTATGGGTACAACATGTATCAACTGATTACAGAGATAACATATTGTTAAACTTGTAGTTCACGCAAATGATTAGCTTGAGATTTGCATAGAGCCAACCAGGATCCAGAATTTGGTGAAGAACTACTCACAGTTTGTTTCCTTCCCCATCTATATTTGGCTAGAGAAATCAAAAACTCCCTTTATCGACATCGATGCTACTTCCACCATATCTCCACTAATCAAGAGAAACTCA
This sequence is a window from Coffea eugenioides isolate CCC68of chromosome 7, Ceug_1.0, whole genome shotgun sequence. Protein-coding genes within it:
- the LOC113776916 gene encoding uncharacterized protein LOC113776916; translated protein: MGRNRVYGSLEEARAEKNRRRREQRAAARRETKNDAPLGVCTLAVTAFNIHDSNAVNQPNMGVIESSLGSGSILPFAENNAEHLQAENQGDVSRSTGNGAREVPTTNSDAGESSLHRRRRRTRRSMTNPLNTIITEPAVLLSNAEQFPTENEENVCASIADGANEVPSTNLDAGEPSLRRQRRSRKRAITDPLATIATEPAVLPDVPSCPYCHAKRFHQEPPGFCCASGEVQLLSTEMPRELMLLYIEDSDEAAEFRRCVRSYNNMFAFTSIGIHPDKSLAANYNGVYTFRIQGQMYHYINPLIPENGEKPRNLQLYFVDTDHETTQWLSISSRFQETLVTKLEKILKINPYSAFFRGLQDLPGIDDYKIVLDTTPAVDQRVFNKPTVSQVGAVWTESTNSEHVNSKHIQIYGKNGQTQIVKHYFACHDSLQYPLIFANGEPGWHPGIEKIRHPNKSNITSVTCEGETIIATTTATTATDIIDTENRAINQRKRKRNTVSCREYYCYKLQIRDADRSMLLHIGRLLQQYVVDVYVKIESIRLDFHRGRSKQAQLRTEIYQGIVDSISNGESSSSSIGKRIFLPASFIGGPRDMRRRYMDAMSLVQRYGKPDIFLTMTCNKNWPEIKKMLLPTDKVENRPDLISRVFRAKLQQLKDELLKKNIFGKVAAYTYVIEFQKRGLPHAHFLIILKQGWKMYSPESYDRIVCAELPDAKQYPYLYEVVVKHMMHGPCGAMNPSCPCMKQHIGCKDNYPKEFTEATRHSHNSYPVYRRRDFQQSVTVRGHPLDNRWVIPYNPYLLSKFNCHINVEICSTIRAVKYIYKYIYKGHDKILYQLTNTGPNEIVDEIKNFVCARWVSPPEAMWRIYAFDLNEVHPSVISLQLHLENKQSITFDQNQSLQNIISNPCSSQTMLTEFFSMNCYDEYAKHLNCLYIEFPEYFTWNAQSKYWSRRKRGEVIGRILTARPTEGERYYLRMLLMHVRKPTSFQDLKVVNGYVCQTYKEAANLLGLLHSDNAAELCLQEASAYQMPSSLRQLFASILAYCAPTNPRELWLKYEDFLSEDIQHSTSLEPHFVQIRVLQLIDSCLRSMGKNIADYNLTDIQVEQLSQDLSTKEIDVERSIVVSDEDLRALHQLNLDQKSAFDKIMHAIDNNISCAFFLDGPGGTGKTFLYRALLAAIRSKGCIALATATSGVAASILPGGRTAHSRFKIPLQDSDTAICNIGKQSAIAKLIRDAKVIIWDEASMAKRSSIEKFDESLKDIMNKDAIFGGKIIVFGGDFRQTLPVITKGCKEEIVNASLVKSPIWPYLIKLKLSQNMRAQLDPHFSDYLLRIGNGTEATNKNDEVRIPEGMNLVFVDDDSSVDALIAAVFPDLCAFAHCPDSIVNHAILMTRNDFVFEINNKIIAKFPGTEQVSRLLELIVHSLYSHKEVFLRQLANSFIKLILMLEKHIATV